One Deinococcus sp. LM3 genomic region harbors:
- a CDS encoding 1,4-alpha-glucan branching enzyme, with protein MSEALPLDHGHLQKLVTADLVRPDHLLGAHPVTQDGVEGVRFGVWAPNAHHVSVVGDFNGFNGFDNPMQRLEFGFWGVFVPSARNGQRYKFRITGPDGRTEDKMDPYGSFFEVRPATASIVWEQPFDWTDGTWMGERSAGLDCPVSMYEVHLPSWARREDGWFLNYRDLAHRLGEYVTFMGYTHVELLGVMEHPFDGSWGYQVTGYYAPTSRMGSPEDFKYLVNHLHSLGIGVILDWVPGHFPTDPAGLGRFDGTPLFEYADPRKGYHYDWNTYIFDYGRNEVVMFLIGSALKWLQDFHVDGLRVDAVASMLYLDFSRTEWIPNVHGGRENLEAIAFLRRLNEVVHHMAPGCMIVAEESTSFPGVTTPSPHGLGFDYKWAMGWMNDTLHYFEQDPLWRRHHHHALTFFNAYRTSENYVLAISHDEVVHLKKSMVMKMPGDWYAQRAGYRAFLALMWATPGKKLLFMGQEFAQPTEWNHDQALPLHLVDQPDHRGVMHLVRDLNGLYRGRPDWHVADTRDEGLQWISADDVENSVYAFLRRDPVGGAWSLVVANLTPVYRDFYPVGVPQGGEYRVLLSTDDGGYGGFGTQQPDLTARAEGWHGQPHHLRLNLPPNSVLVLAPAGAGLL; from the coding sequence ATGAGTGAAGCGCTTCCGCTGGACCATGGTCACCTTCAGAAGCTCGTCACGGCGGATCTGGTGCGGCCCGATCATCTGCTGGGCGCGCATCCTGTTACGCAGGACGGAGTGGAGGGCGTGCGCTTTGGCGTGTGGGCTCCGAACGCGCATCACGTGAGCGTGGTGGGCGATTTCAACGGCTTCAACGGCTTCGATAATCCCATGCAGCGCCTGGAGTTCGGGTTCTGGGGGGTGTTCGTGCCGTCGGCGCGCAACGGGCAGCGGTACAAGTTCCGGATTACCGGCCCGGACGGCCGCACCGAGGACAAGATGGACCCGTACGGGTCGTTCTTCGAGGTGCGCCCGGCGACGGCCAGCATCGTGTGGGAGCAGCCGTTCGACTGGACGGACGGCACCTGGATGGGGGAGCGCAGCGCGGGCCTGGACTGCCCGGTCAGCATGTACGAGGTGCACCTGCCGTCCTGGGCGCGGCGCGAGGACGGCTGGTTCCTGAATTACCGCGATCTGGCGCACCGGCTGGGCGAGTACGTGACGTTCATGGGGTACACGCACGTGGAGCTGCTGGGCGTCATGGAGCACCCGTTCGACGGGTCGTGGGGGTATCAGGTGACCGGGTACTACGCGCCGACCAGCCGCATGGGCAGCCCGGAGGATTTCAAGTACCTCGTGAATCACCTGCACTCGCTGGGCATCGGCGTGATTCTGGACTGGGTGCCGGGGCACTTCCCGACGGACCCGGCGGGCCTGGGCCGGTTCGACGGCACGCCGCTGTTCGAGTACGCCGACCCGCGCAAGGGCTACCACTACGACTGGAACACTTACATCTTCGATTACGGCCGGAACGAGGTCGTGATGTTCCTGATCGGGTCGGCCCTCAAGTGGTTGCAGGACTTCCACGTGGACGGCCTGCGCGTGGACGCCGTGGCGAGCATGCTGTACCTGGATTTCTCGCGCACCGAGTGGATTCCGAACGTGCACGGCGGCCGCGAGAACCTGGAGGCCATCGCGTTCCTGCGGCGCCTGAACGAGGTCGTGCATCACATGGCGCCGGGCTGCATGATCGTGGCCGAGGAGAGCACGTCGTTCCCCGGCGTGACCACCCCCAGCCCGCACGGTCTGGGCTTCGATTACAAGTGGGCAATGGGCTGGATGAACGACACGCTGCATTACTTCGAGCAGGACCCGCTGTGGCGCCGTCATCATCACCACGCGCTGACCTTCTTCAACGCGTACCGCACCAGCGAGAACTACGTGCTGGCGATCAGCCACGACGAGGTCGTGCACCTGAAGAAGAGCATGGTCATGAAGATGCCCGGCGACTGGTACGCGCAGCGCGCCGGGTACCGCGCGTTCCTGGCGCTGATGTGGGCCACGCCCGGCAAGAAACTGCTGTTCATGGGGCAGGAGTTCGCGCAGCCCACCGAGTGGAACCATGATCAGGCGTTGCCGCTGCACCTCGTGGACCAGCCGGACCACCGGGGCGTGATGCACCTGGTGCGGGACCTGAACGGCCTGTACCGGGGCCGCCCGGACTGGCACGTGGCCGACACCCGCGACGAGGGCCTGCAGTGGATCAGCGCGGACGACGTGGAGAACAGCGTGTACGCCTTCCTGCGCCGCGATCCGGTGGGCGGCGCGTGGAGTCTGGTCGTGGCGAACCTGACCCCGGTGTACCGTGACTTCTACCCGGTGGGCGTGCCGCAGGGCGGCGAGTACCGCGTTCTGCTGTCCACCGATGACGGCGGGTACGGCGGGTTCGGCACGCAGCAGCCGGACCTGACGGCCAGGGCGGAAGGCTGGCATGGTCAGCCGCACCACCTGCGCCTGAACCTCCCGCCGAACAGCGTGCTGGTGCTCGCGCCGGCCGGGGCGGGTCTGCTTTAA
- a CDS encoding FAD:protein FMN transferase: MTGVILTTLLNAVRPTHRLHSTDERLLGTEVEVQVVARTRAHAEHAEHAALTEIGRLNRVFDPSDPGSELRRWQAQAGAHVPLSLDLLRVLRLADHWRTLSGGALHPGTDAFGLLWRQAGATGQEPAPGTLARQASALRAEPWTLHADGSATLHARYPLSLHAVARGYIVDCAATVASRCPGVRSVLVNAAGNLRVIGGPGVQVPVADPFTVRDNAPPLAQVRVRGAALASGGCPHRGYQVGDRRYSHVIDPRTGAPVQAAPRVTVTAPECAAAHALATALNVMSPVAALALVNDLPGCEALIVTADGQRLSSACWRAQPRRAAMGGLIRTPIEWAAKTVQSERSE; this comes from the coding sequence ATGACCGGCGTGATCCTGACAACGCTGCTGAACGCCGTGCGACCCACGCACCGGCTGCACAGCACTGACGAACGCCTGCTGGGCACCGAGGTCGAGGTGCAGGTCGTGGCGCGCACCCGCGCCCACGCCGAACACGCCGAACACGCCGCCCTGACCGAGATAGGGCGCCTGAACCGCGTTTTCGATCCGTCCGATCCCGGCAGCGAACTGCGCCGCTGGCAGGCCCAGGCCGGCGCGCACGTCCCCCTGAGCCTGGATCTGCTGCGCGTCCTGCGGCTCGCGGATCACTGGCGCACCCTGAGCGGCGGGGCGCTTCATCCCGGCACGGACGCCTTCGGCCTGCTGTGGCGGCAGGCGGGCGCCACCGGGCAGGAGCCCGCGCCGGGCACGCTGGCGCGGCAGGCCAGCGCCCTGCGCGCCGAACCGTGGACCCTGCACGCCGACGGCAGCGCCACCCTGCACGCCCGTTACCCCTTGAGTCTGCACGCCGTCGCCAGGGGGTACATCGTGGACTGCGCCGCCACGGTCGCCTCCCGCTGCCCAGGCGTGCGCAGCGTCCTCGTGAACGCGGCCGGGAACCTGCGTGTCATCGGCGGGCCGGGCGTGCAGGTTCCCGTTGCGGACCCCTTCACTGTCCGGGACAACGCGCCACCCCTCGCGCAGGTGCGGGTGCGGGGTGCGGCGCTGGCCAGCGGCGGATGCCCGCACCGGGGGTATCAGGTGGGGGACCGCCGGTACTCGCACGTGATCGACCCGCGCACCGGCGCGCCCGTGCAGGCCGCGCCGCGCGTGACGGTGACCGCGCCGGAATGCGCCGCGGCCCACGCGCTGGCGACCGCGCTGAACGTCATGAGCCCGGTGGCGGCGCTGGCCCTGGTCAACGACCTTCCGGGCTGCGAGGCCCTGATCGTGACCGCCGACGGACAGCGGCTGAGCAGCGCCTGCTGGCGCGCCCAGCCGCGCCGCGCCGCCATGGGTGGTCTGATACGGACTCCGATTGAATGGGCTGCAAAGACCGTTCAATCCGAGCGAAGCGAGTAG
- a CDS encoding nitroreductase family protein, protein MTVATKTYTPAEVTAFYDAHRTVRQYRTHADGSPLPLPADHLEAILHATQRAPTDATAQLYSLIRITRPEGRARLAELTTNAHIATASEAFVVCADVRRVERVLEVSGRQAGQWPAIAVHFGIGDAVMAGTNLLTAAEMLGYQGCWIGGVLNGLDAIIDELGLPQGVLPFAALTIGTPAENAPYRPRVPRPLVIHTDTYHDGSDDEIREAVQVMNPIAARGDQPGDWARLLTMYFGQGGGMEAREPGLVAALKKQGLWAGAE, encoded by the coding sequence ATGACCGTTGCCACGAAGACCTACACGCCCGCCGAAGTCACCGCGTTCTACGACGCGCACCGCACCGTCCGTCAGTACCGTACCCACGCGGACGGCTCGCCGCTGCCCCTTCCGGCCGATCACCTGGAAGCCATCCTGCACGCCACGCAGCGCGCCCCGACCGACGCGACCGCGCAGCTGTATTCCCTGATCCGCATCACCCGCCCGGAGGGGCGCGCCCGCCTCGCGGAACTGACCACCAACGCGCACATCGCCACGGCCAGCGAGGCGTTCGTTGTGTGCGCCGACGTGCGCCGCGTGGAGCGCGTGCTGGAAGTCAGCGGCCGGCAGGCCGGGCAGTGGCCCGCCATCGCCGTGCACTTCGGGATCGGGGACGCTGTCATGGCCGGCACCAACCTCCTGACCGCTGCCGAGATGCTGGGCTACCAGGGCTGCTGGATCGGGGGCGTCCTGAACGGCCTGGACGCCATCATCGATGAACTGGGCCTCCCGCAGGGCGTGCTGCCCTTCGCCGCGCTGACCATCGGCACGCCCGCCGAGAACGCCCCCTACCGCCCCCGCGTGCCGCGCCCGCTGGTCATTCACACCGACACGTACCACGACGGCAGCGACGACGAAATTCGCGAGGCGGTGCAGGTCATGAACCCCATCGCGGCGCGCGGCGATCAGCCCGGCGACTGGGCCCGCCTGCTGACCATGTACTTCGGCCAGGGCGGCGGCATGGAAGCCCGCGAACCCGGCCTGGTCGCCGCCCTGAAGAAGCAGGGCCTCTGGGCCGGCGCCGAGTAA
- a CDS encoding aminotransferase class I/II-fold pyridoxal phosphate-dependent enzyme yields the protein MSQPNPDAPGEPAAAPVKYDLTTLAARAGEEARPNRAAALVEPIYQSTVYAFADLDDLDRAMSGEDPASFYYRNGTPNAATLERALATLEGTGAALVAASGMAAISAALLGVLKAGDHVITDARVYGVTYALLAEEFPRLGIEVSFVDACDLNEVEDAFRPNTRVVHVESLTNPLLTVPDVPALARLAHERGALLSVDNTFASPAVFRPAEHDADLVTHSVSKYLSGHSSAFGGVLCASPELVALARTRLLRLGGTISAFDAWMTMQGLKTLGLRMRAHSGNAQAVADVLVNHPRVKAVYHPGLSDHPQFHLAMDLFPQGFGGMLSADIEDAPRFVRALAGRIPLAPSLADVITTLSWPWGTSHRPLPEPERRRLGITPNLLRLSIGIEDIGDLLGDFEAALDA from the coding sequence GTGAGCCAACCCAACCCCGATGCCCCCGGCGAGCCCGCTGCGGCGCCCGTGAAGTACGACCTGACCACCCTGGCCGCCCGCGCGGGCGAGGAGGCCCGCCCGAACCGCGCGGCCGCGCTGGTGGAACCCATCTACCAGAGCACCGTGTACGCCTTCGCGGACCTGGACGACCTGGACCGCGCCATGAGCGGCGAGGACCCCGCCAGCTTCTACTACCGCAACGGCACCCCGAACGCCGCGACCCTGGAACGCGCCCTGGCGACCCTGGAAGGCACCGGGGCCGCGCTGGTGGCCGCGAGTGGCATGGCGGCCATCAGCGCCGCGCTGCTGGGCGTGCTGAAGGCCGGGGATCACGTGATCACGGACGCCCGCGTGTACGGCGTGACGTACGCGCTGCTGGCCGAGGAGTTCCCCCGCCTGGGCATCGAGGTGTCGTTCGTGGACGCCTGCGACCTGAACGAGGTCGAGGACGCCTTCCGGCCGAACACCCGCGTGGTGCACGTGGAGAGCCTCACCAACCCGCTGCTGACCGTGCCGGACGTGCCCGCGCTGGCCCGCCTGGCGCATGAACGCGGCGCGCTGCTGAGTGTGGACAACACCTTCGCCAGTCCCGCCGTGTTCCGCCCCGCCGAGCACGACGCGGACCTCGTGACGCACTCGGTCAGCAAGTACCTCAGCGGGCACTCCTCGGCGTTCGGGGGCGTGCTGTGCGCCTCGCCGGAACTGGTCGCGCTGGCCCGCACGCGCCTGCTGCGCCTGGGCGGCACGATCAGCGCCTTCGACGCCTGGATGACCATGCAGGGACTCAAGACCCTGGGCCTGCGGATGCGCGCCCACAGCGGCAACGCGCAGGCGGTCGCGGACGTGCTGGTCAACCACCCGCGCGTGAAGGCCGTGTACCACCCCGGCCTCAGCGACCACCCGCAGTTCCACCTCGCCATGGACCTGTTCCCGCAGGGCTTCGGCGGGATGCTGAGTGCCGACATCGAGGACGCGCCCCGCTTCGTCAGGGCCCTGGCTGGCCGCATTCCGCTCGCGCCGTCCCTGGCCGACGTGATCACCACGCTGTCCTGGCCGTGGGGCACCTCGCACCGCCCGCTGCCGGAACCCGAACGCCGACGCCTGGGCATCACACCGAACCTGCTGCGCCTGAGCATCGGCATCGAGGACATCGGCGACCTGCTGGGCGACTTCGAGGCCGCGCTGGACGCGTAA
- a CDS encoding NADP-dependent oxidoreductase, which translates to MTTSREVQLAARPQGEPQHSDFNIVDIELAAPGQGQIQVRNLFLTVDPYMRGRMNDVKSYTPPFALGETMTGGAVGVVTHSEDARVPVGAHVLHDQGWRTHANIDAGRVKVLPELDGVPLSAYLGVLGMPGLTAYAGLLRTAEFKPGDVVFVSGAAGAVGSAVGQIARLKGAGRVIGSAGSAEKVAHLTGELGFDAAFNYKEGPVGEQLKKAAPDGIDVYFDNVGGEHLEAAISAMHSMGRVAICGMISQYNSTEPTPGPRNMVQIIGKQLTVRGFLVTPHYDLFDTFAQEVGGWIASGQMKFDETVLDGIDNTPAAFMGLLKGQNTGKMIVKL; encoded by the coding sequence ATGACGACTTCACGAGAAGTGCAACTCGCGGCCCGGCCCCAGGGCGAACCCCAGCACAGCGATTTCAACATCGTGGACATCGAACTGGCCGCCCCTGGCCAGGGTCAGATTCAGGTGCGCAACCTGTTCCTGACCGTCGACCCGTACATGCGCGGCCGCATGAACGACGTCAAGAGCTACACCCCTCCCTTCGCGCTGGGTGAAACCATGACCGGCGGGGCCGTCGGCGTCGTCACGCACAGCGAGGACGCCCGCGTGCCCGTCGGCGCGCACGTCCTGCACGACCAGGGCTGGCGCACCCACGCCAACATCGACGCCGGGCGCGTGAAGGTCCTCCCGGAACTCGACGGCGTGCCCCTGAGCGCCTATCTGGGCGTGCTGGGCATGCCCGGCCTGACTGCCTACGCGGGCCTGCTGCGCACCGCTGAATTCAAGCCCGGCGACGTGGTGTTCGTGTCCGGCGCGGCCGGCGCGGTCGGCAGCGCCGTCGGCCAGATCGCCCGCCTGAAAGGCGCGGGCCGCGTGATCGGCAGCGCCGGCAGCGCCGAGAAAGTCGCACACCTGACCGGTGAGCTGGGCTTCGACGCCGCCTTCAACTACAAGGAAGGCCCCGTCGGCGAGCAGCTCAAGAAGGCCGCGCCGGACGGCATCGACGTGTACTTCGACAACGTCGGCGGCGAGCACCTCGAGGCGGCCATCAGCGCCATGCACTCCATGGGCCGCGTCGCCATCTGCGGCATGATCAGCCAGTACAACTCCACCGAACCCACCCCCGGCCCCCGCAACATGGTGCAGATCATCGGCAAGCAACTCACGGTGCGCGGCTTCCTGGTCACCCCCCACTACGACCTGTTCGACACCTTCGCGCAGGAAGTCGGGGGCTGGATCGCCAGCGGCCAGATGAAATTCGACGAGACCGTCCTGGACGGCATCGACAACACCCCCGCCGCGTTCATGGGCCTGCTCAAGGGCCAGAACACCGGCAAGATGATCGTCAAGCTGTAA
- a CDS encoding isocitrate/isopropylmalate dehydrogenase family protein, producing the protein MATYRICLIEGDGIGHEVIPATRRVLDAAGFSAEYVHAEAGYEYFLDHGTSTPQATYDAVENTHATLFGAATSPTGQKPAGFSGAIRHLRQKYGLYANVRPTKTRPVPGAYENVDLVIVRENTQGLYVEQERRYGDTAIADTVITKDASERIGKFAADLAMKRDKRLTVVHKANVLPVTQGLFLNTILDHAATVDGLNTSTMIVDNAAMQLVRNPQQFDVMVMTNMFGDILSDLAAGLVGGLGIAASGNVGDKFGIFESVHGSAPDIAGQGISNPTATILAAVLMLDHIGDHETARRIDNAVNKVMIEGPRTRDLGGTAGTEEFTNAVIAALA; encoded by the coding sequence ATGGCGACTTACCGCATCTGTTTAATTGAAGGCGACGGCATCGGCCACGAAGTCATTCCCGCGACCCGCCGCGTGCTGGACGCCGCCGGCTTCAGCGCCGAGTACGTTCACGCCGAGGCCGGGTACGAGTACTTCCTCGACCACGGCACCAGCACCCCGCAGGCCACCTACGACGCCGTGGAGAACACGCACGCCACCCTGTTCGGCGCGGCCACCAGCCCCACCGGCCAGAAACCCGCCGGGTTCTCCGGTGCGATCCGCCACCTGCGCCAGAAGTACGGCCTGTACGCCAACGTGCGCCCCACCAAGACCCGCCCCGTGCCCGGCGCGTACGAGAACGTCGACCTCGTGATCGTCCGTGAGAACACCCAGGGTCTGTACGTGGAACAGGAACGCCGCTACGGCGACACCGCCATCGCCGACACGGTCATCACCAAGGACGCCAGCGAGCGCATCGGCAAGTTCGCCGCCGACCTCGCCATGAAGCGCGACAAGCGCCTGACGGTCGTGCACAAGGCCAACGTGCTGCCCGTCACGCAGGGCCTGTTCCTGAACACCATCCTCGACCACGCCGCGACCGTGGATGGCCTGAACACCAGCACCATGATCGTGGATAACGCCGCCATGCAGCTGGTCCGCAACCCCCAGCAGTTCGACGTGATGGTCATGACCAACATGTTCGGCGACATCCTCTCGGACCTCGCCGCCGGACTGGTCGGCGGTCTGGGCATCGCCGCCAGCGGCAACGTGGGCGACAAGTTCGGCATCTTCGAGTCCGTGCACGGCAGCGCCCCGGACATCGCCGGGCAGGGCATCAGCAACCCCACCGCGACCATCCTGGCCGCCGTGCTGATGCTCGACCACATCGGTGACCACGAAACGGCCCGCCGCATCGACAACGCCGTGAACAAGGTCATGATCGAGGGGCCGCGCACCCGCGACCTCGGCGGCACCGCCGGCACCGAGGAATTCACGAACGCCGTCATCGCCGCGCTGGCGTAA
- a CDS encoding FAD-binding oxidoreductase, which produces MHVVVIGAGIAGASVAYFLARGGAQVTVVDAAQHAASRVPSALVNPVRGQSGGVDARALEGMAFTWALLRDLGAAGWSVPHGQTGVLRPIPDDRTRARFERNLPAALRHEWLALADAPAPLATGWAHALHLPEGGWLDGGALADALLGASGARVVRGRAQDWTARTVTLAGGDTLPAETLHADAVVFCGGSVGSAWRGEAGTHRMGTLLTLDRAVTGVPVSFGAYLAPAAAGGVLGATFETPAPSWAPERLPLGSLGWLLGKGEALTGLRGARVTGRWTGSRLSGLRAGPQPDGSWRLSGLSSKGFLLGPLLAHGLAGQIMASPESPRPAG; this is translated from the coding sequence ATGCACGTCGTCGTGATCGGGGCGGGGATCGCGGGGGCGTCGGTGGCGTACTTCCTGGCACGGGGCGGGGCGCAGGTGACGGTCGTGGACGCCGCGCAGCACGCGGCCAGCCGGGTGCCGAGTGCGCTGGTGAACCCGGTGCGCGGGCAGTCGGGCGGCGTGGACGCGCGGGCGCTGGAGGGCATGGCCTTCACCTGGGCGCTGCTGCGCGACCTGGGCGCGGCGGGCTGGTCGGTGCCGCACGGGCAGACGGGCGTGCTGCGGCCCATCCCGGACGACCGGACGCGGGCGCGCTTCGAGCGGAACCTGCCGGCCGCGCTGCGCCACGAGTGGCTGGCCCTGGCCGACGCGCCTGCACCCCTGGCAACCGGCTGGGCGCACGCGCTGCACCTGCCGGAAGGCGGCTGGCTGGACGGCGGGGCGCTGGCGGACGCGCTGCTGGGGGCGTCGGGCGCACGGGTCGTGCGGGGGCGGGCGCAGGACTGGACGGCGCGCACGGTCACGCTGGCGGGCGGCGATACCCTGCCAGCCGAGACCCTGCACGCCGACGCCGTGGTCTTCTGCGGCGGCTCAGTGGGCAGCGCGTGGCGGGGCGAGGCGGGCACGCACCGCATGGGCACCCTGCTGACCCTGGACCGCGCCGTGACCGGCGTGCCCGTCAGTTTCGGCGCGTACCTCGCCCCGGCAGCGGCGGGCGGGGTGCTGGGCGCGACCTTCGAGACGCCCGCGCCGAGCTGGGCGCCGGAGAGGTTGCCGCTGGGATCGCTGGGCTGGCTGCTGGGCAAGGGTGAGGCGCTGACCGGGCTGCGGGGCGCGCGGGTCACGGGCCGCTGGACCGGGTCGCGCCTGTCCGGGCTGCGCGCCGGGCCGCAACCCGACGGTTCGTGGCGGCTGAGCGGCCTGAGCAGCAAGGGCTTCCTGCTGGGGCCGCTGCTGGCCCACGGGCTGGCCGGGCAGATCATGGCCTCGCCGGAATCCCCGCGCCCAGCCGGATGA
- the mnmD gene encoding tRNA (5-methylaminomethyl-2-thiouridine)(34)-methyltransferase MnmD: MPDDASPLPALPDAAPGGILLTPDGSRTAHNTRFGEAYGSRHGAAAQARHVFLEGTGTHVHPAPRVLEVGFGLGVNFRATVADAAARGAALAYHAFEFDPAPRDLLREVGNGGQGAAHPVWEALLAAWPEAGLSPQDLPQELQVQAGGVSVTVTFADVLTAALPDAWASALYLDGFSPSRNPEVWTPEFVARVAGTLAPGGVLGTYSAAGHVRRALEAAGLRVERRPGAPGKRECLRAVREG; the protein is encoded by the coding sequence ATGCCGGACGACGCCTCTCCCCTTCCAGCCCTGCCTGACGCCGCGCCCGGCGGGATTCTGCTCACGCCGGACGGGTCGCGCACGGCGCACAACACCCGCTTCGGCGAGGCATACGGGTCGCGGCACGGCGCGGCGGCGCAGGCGCGGCATGTCTTTCTGGAGGGCACGGGCACGCACGTTCACCCGGCCCCGCGCGTGCTGGAGGTGGGGTTCGGGCTGGGCGTGAACTTCCGCGCGACCGTGGCGGACGCGGCGGCGCGCGGCGCGGCCCTGGCCTACCACGCCTTCGAGTTCGACCCGGCCCCCCGCGACCTGCTGCGCGAGGTAGGAAACGGCGGGCAGGGCGCGGCGCACCCGGTCTGGGAGGCGCTGCTCGCGGCGTGGCCGGAGGCGGGACTGAGCCCGCAGGACCTGCCGCAGGAACTCCAGGTGCAGGCGGGCGGCGTGAGCGTGACCGTCACCTTCGCGGACGTGCTGACCGCCGCGCTGCCGGACGCCTGGGCCAGCGCGCTGTACCTGGACGGATTCTCGCCGTCCCGCAACCCGGAGGTCTGGACGCCGGAGTTCGTGGCGCGGGTGGCGGGCACGCTCGCGCCGGGCGGGGTGCTGGGCACGTACAGCGCCGCCGGGCACGTGCGCCGCGCGCTGGAGGCGGCCGGGCTGCGCGTGGAACGCCGCCCCGGCGCGCCCGGCAAACGCGAGTGCCTGCGCGCCGTGCGGGAGGGCTGA